A stretch of the Euleptes europaea isolate rEulEur1 chromosome 14, rEulEur1.hap1, whole genome shotgun sequence genome encodes the following:
- the PANX3 gene encoding pannexin-3, with product MSIAHTAGEYMLSDALLPDPKGSRAKGLRLELSCDRIVKFVTVGLPLFLVSLAFAREFSAGSQISCFSPGNFTGKQSAYVDAICWDSLLHFESDATGDSRSSFFWVLKVFPYSLLVIAVAMYLPYLLWRYAAAPSLNCDLFFIIDELDKSYNRSIRLVQHMVKLQQAGTDPEELWEEYDKARSERYFEFPLLERYLTCKQHSYYLVSIYVLRNLLLLFLLAATCLYLAYCHAGVFFKDEFSCPIKAGLLKDEPHIPDFVPCKLVFFSVFQLTSICLGGVYVLLGPVLIYHMLQLCQWDKRLLAIYEMLPAFDLLSRKMLTCPLNDLNIILLFLRANISEVKSFSRLSVLCTLRDVTADKENIDTVVDFMTLLAGLEMSKPKHNFCSSGTDGNSPHSNSEFVAYTQLFLK from the exons ATGTCTATCGCCCACACTGCTGGCGAGTACATGCTCTCAGATGCATTGCTTCCAGACCCTAAAGGCTCCAGGGCAAAGGGGCTTCGCTTGGAGTTATCGTGTGACCGCATTGTGAAGTTTGTCACAGTGGGCTTACCGCTCTTCCTGGTGTCCCTGGCATTTGCACGGGAATTTTCCGCTG GCTCCCAAATCAGCTGCTTTTCTCCTGGCAACTTCACAGGGAAGCAGTCTGCCTACGTTGACGCCATATGCTGGGATTCCTTGCTTCACTTTGAATCAGATGCTACAGGAGACTCAAGATCCAGTTTCTTCTGGGTCCTCAAG GTCTTTCCATATTCCTTGCTGGTTATTGCAGTCGCCATGTATCTACCCTACCTGCTCTGGAGATACGCTGCTGCCCCGTCACTCAACTGTGACCTGTTCTTCATCATTGATGAACTGGATAAATCCTACAACCGTTCCATCCGCTTGGTGCAGCACATGGTGAAACTGCAGCAGGCCGGCACTGATCCTGAGGAATTATGGGAAGAATATGACAA GGCTCGCAGTGAACGCTACTTTGAGTTCCCTCTGTTGGAGAGGTACCTGACTTGCAAGCAGCACTCCTACTACCTTGTCAGCATCTACGTGTTGAGgaacctcctcctcctgtttctccTGGCAGCCACCTGCCTCTACTTGGCATACTGCCACGCGGGTGTGTTTTTCAAAGACGAGTTCAGCTGTCCAATAAAAGCAGGACTCCTCAAAGATGAGCCTCACATCCCAGACTTTGTTCCTTGCAAGCTGGTTTTCTTCTCCGTCTTCCAGTTGACCAGCATCTGCCTTGGAGGAGTGTATGTCCTCCTGGGGCCAGTCCTAATCTACCACATGCTCCAGCTGTGTCAGTGGGACAAGCGGCTTCTGGCCATTTATGAGATGCTCCCGGCTTTTGACCTGCTCAGCAGAAAAATGCTGACCTGTCCTCTGAATGACCTGAACATCATATTACTGTTCCTGCGGGCCAATATCTCTGAAGTCAAGTCCTTTAGCAGGTTGAGCGTGCTCTGCACCCTGAGGGATGTCACTGCAGACAAAGAGAACATTGACACTGTCGTAGATTTCATGACCCTCCTTGCTGGCCTGGAGATGTCCAAGCCTAAACACAATTTTTGCTCATCAGGCACGGATGGAAACTCTCCTCATTCCAACAGTGAATTTGTGG CGTACACTCAGCTGTTCCTCAAATGA